The Theobroma cacao cultivar B97-61/B2 chromosome 1, Criollo_cocoa_genome_V2, whole genome shotgun sequence genome contains the following window.
attattttgctcTTTCTCTGTTGATAAAATGATGTAAATCTTATAATGTGGGGTTACAGGATAAGATGAAACACATACATATATGGCATGGACCACACCACCATCATTTTAGACAGAAACTGGGCCTTGAGTTGTCTGATGAAGATGAAACACAGCATAAGACCAGTTTTGAGACCACAAGCCACCCTCCTGGAACCGTGGTGGCACCCATGGCTGGTTTAGTTGTCAAGGTTCTGGTGGAGGATGGAGCAAAGGTGGAAGAAGGACAACCTGTATTGGTCCTAGAAGCAATGAAGATGGAGgtttgtaccaacaatagcTCCAACATCATGTTATTATTGTTATCCACTTATACTTAATGTTGCTTCATTTGATAGCATGTGGTAAAGGCAACATCTGGTGGTTATGTTCAAGGACTCAAAGTCACAGCTGGTCAACAGGTTTCAGATGGTAGTGTTCTCTTCAGAGTCAAGGTTAGTCATTTTGAATTCAGCTTTTGACATGGATAGCATTAGCTCCAATATAATACCTCACACAATGTTGTCACCTGTCTGTTCTGTTGCCTTTACCAAATGAGTGTAAATTTAAGTGAAATTCATGCCTCTTGAGTTTGAATATGCATGCTAAGTTAAAAGGGTTTGGATTTGATTGGTATATATTatacatcattttcttttgattttcatgTACTTAGCCATCTTACTTAGTGTCTGAAAGAGGTCTTGTGTTTGGTTCGCTCTTTAATAATCTTAAGTCATCCTTGaacttgttttaattttaagtaatCTACTCTACCAATCcattaacttttttctttgataaaaattaaattgaacattTGTACTCATAATTCTACTGTTTTGATGTATTTCAaatggtgagaatatgtgtCAAAACCGACTAGCCTGTGGctttttgttaaattatttGTCCCTATCTAAAAACCTAATTTTAAGGGCATTACTTTGTTAAATTTGCTTTTTGTTAGATTCTGTACCATTTGAAGATTCATTACTTTGTTGCACAAGTTCTGGGAAATATTTAGTGTCAACTTTTTAGAATTTATCAAACTGCTATATTGTCAACTGATTGATAATTTGACTTGGGTGCAGTAACAGTGGTGAAAATTgaattgagaaaaattaagtatGTGCTTGTTTAATTGAACCtgaattaaatgaaaattgtgTCCTTGGCCAGGAATGAGTAGAGTTCATCTTGAAGTTTGGTTTTCATGACAATATCTTGCCCAAGCAAATTTAGTCCATGGTTAGACAGATAAGTCTTCTCAGCTGCAAATACGGTCCCGTGGTAGGGAAAATAAGTCATAGTAAGTTTCTGTGTCTGACAAACATAAatagagagagaatgggagGGAAACATCCCATGTCTACAATATAAAGGAGAAGCCTCTTCCAAGATGTGAACAACATTTGATCTTGAAATAATATGTTTCTATTTGCAGATATTGCCTCTGCAATTTGCCCCATGTGTCATGCTTGACAATGGTCTCTgtctcactctctctctctctgacTTACATACACACTCGTTCACAAACACGAGCACACACAAGCAAAGTGCTTAAGCATCTATTTTGACTAGAACCAAGTGGGTAAAAGTAAAACTTTACTATAGTGTATGATGAGAGAAATCAGTACTCCATTGTAGGTGTTCCTGTTAATTGAATCTTGGTATATGCTTTGGATAAATGCTTTacataaagagaaatgcttatgatcagaaaagaaagcattttctcttcttgcaACATATTTGGGACTTCATGCTTACGCATCGGGTCAtgtgttcatttttttttccttagaCCACCCATAAGCAAGCCCTGTTCCTGCATCTTTGATGTTTGattgataattttatgttatggtAGTATCTAATTTGAGCCAATCTGACGGTATTTGTATATTGTAATAATGTGGGATTGCATAATTCCTGCTACATAAATGGTGTTTTGGTGCACGCTTGCTAATCTGATACCTACTTTGACATAAAATCTTCCTATTTGCATCTTGTGTTTATCTTATCTCCCTTTTCTCTATCATGTTGACATGGATTATTATGAACTAGAAAACgaagtttaaaaattacttcCAAATTCCAATCCAAAATCACGAATTAATTGATGATTTGATGTTAACTTGCCCATGAGACTAGGCTGGTCAAGTCACATCGGTGCTGCTCTTCAAATAATTCACGCCACAAATATCAATATATTCAAAAAAGggggaaagaaaaagggttGCCAACTTGTAAGAAGTGGTAGAAATTAGTGTCATAGTTGAGAATATTCAAAGTTTTGTGGCGTCTGAACTCTAAAGAAAGTCGGGGGACGTCATTATTTTGGCGGAGGAAATCATAGCGTGAGAGTGTTGTATAGTTTAATGAACGTCATCATAGCAATAGAGTAATACGATTCAAGCAACGAACTGGCTTATGGCGTTGGGCAATGCCTCACAAAGAAGCCTAATGCTTGTAGTGAGAAAAGTCCACGATATTCATGCCCCAAATTGATTTGTTGAAGGATCCGTGGGGCATGTTTCATTGTCACGCATCATTCATTTTCTTATGAAGGACGCTCCGAAGGACTACGGCACACGGCGTTTACATTAATATAgtcaatgaaaagaaaagtcaaaggTGCTAGACTTTTTCcactttttataaataaattttgcttCTTTAGACCATATAATAAATACTTGTACAAATATTCTTGTTTGAAGTCGTCCAAAGAGTTTGTAAAGGTTGTACTGTTTGTTCTAAATGTCTAATGGGAAATGCAAGTGTGAGGTCGtatttgaaaagataaaattcgTAGCTTTCTTGATGCGGGAATATGTTAGTGTTATTCACCAAATGTGCTCAAAAGGCCCGTGGGATACGTCATGGATGACACATAAGAATCAATTAAGGCTACTAGGAGGAGTACATATATACTCTCTctaatttctttgttttgttctGTGTGTGTCGTGAACAATCGTTATTTTCctatttatatttatggtttCAATGGAGGGGTTTCTTTTTTGGCCTTTTCTGATGTCGAAAAGACGTAAATCCGCCAATATGTTATTGTCTTGTCTAAAGATGGGAGCAAGGTTTATGTTTAATAGTAGTATATTTTGGCTTTACTGCTATACATGCAGCGGCTTTTACCACATCACTCTTTGCCTGCACCAACCTTCCCAAAACACCCCTTGCGCCTTCCTTACCGGCACAAGTTTTGTGCTTTTAGTTTAGATGTCATTTACtataaaagagagagagagcggGGGGGGCAATATGGTAAGTTGGGAGGGAACCGAGATCCCAAGTACAGAAGATCTTAAAATACCGGTAAATCCGTTAAAAGGGAGATGTAAATAACAGCGTATCCTTGTTCCTCTTGATTTCTTAATTTGCAACAGTCGTGCCCTCTTAAAATCCAATTTAGGCCACAACAAATCCCCCCCAACTCCTCCTTCCTTCCAATTCTTTTTGCCCTTCCTTTTATAacttttagaaataaatatattctGTCTGCTTTCCTCCTCATTTCTCCTCCACAAAACCCTACTTTTTACTCTCCCAATAATCGTCTGTTTCTTATTCTAACGTTATAATACTTTATAACACACCTccccttcttttctcttttctttaccCACAGCTTCTAAGCTCTTTCTGCCTCAAAACCCAAAGTTTTGTTAATCCATTCTCTTTGGTTTCATAATTccattgtttttatttgtttctcaTAAAAAGATGGCTACAAGCAATGGTGAGGGAGCTGAAGTTGTTGGAAAAACAGAGAAATCCGGAACAGAGGAGAAGGCCTTGGGGTCTATTGGAAATCTTAGCAACAAGGACATGTTTCAAAGAGCAGATAAGATAGATTTCAAGAGCTGGGATTTGCATCTTGATAAGCACTTGAGCAGGGCTTGGTCTAGGGACGACAGAGATATTTCAACTAAGACAAAGAAGGAAGAGTGGGAAATTGATTTGGCTAAACTTGATATAAGGCATGTTATAGCTCATGGGACTTATGGCACCGTTTACCGTGGCGTTTATGATAGCCAAGATGTTGCAGGTATTACATTTATATATGTTGCCATAATTTTGaatccttctttttttatcttgttGACAATCAACTGCTACTTTTGCCCAAGATGAGAATTTTTTCTGTATTCAACTGTATATACTGAAGAgtagttatttatttattttgactcGCTTGATTGGTTCAATTATAATTACTAAGTTGATTAGATGTGCCCCTGGAACCTGATTTTTTTGGAGCAGAAGATGATAATATGATAACAACTCATATCTTTAGGTTCTGATATTAAGCCTAGGATCACATGTGTAAAACATAATCCGTTGTTTAATAAGAGGATCATGCTCGAAACTTTAGGTGAGTCACAGGCTGTATCATGACTAGGATAATTTCTATTAACTAGACTGTAAGTTTTATATTACTTTGAGGTAGTATACTCTTTCATAAAGACATCCTCAAgcattttgttctttaaaCGAGGGTGTAATGAAAGGCATATATTTTGGCAACTTCACTATTAgcaaagaaaagtaaaagctTTGACACACTagtaaattttgatttaccTAGATGCAGCATACTGATGATCTTGGCTTACTACAACTGTCTGAATGAAGCTGCATATTAACTCACTCATTTATCTATGTGTAAGAGATAAGGCTGTAGTACCTCTTTCTTTTCactttgaaattataaaattttaatattgatTTTAATGACTATTGCTACTGCAAGGAAACTTTCAGTCATGAACAACTGCTTCATGTCCCTTTAGATTTGCTTGGTATATCTAGCTTATTCACAGTTGCCATGGGCTTCAAATTGCTTTCTTTTCACCGAGTTCTTTAGATGGCATTACTTCATTTTAGAATTAACTGGCCATCTTAAATTGAGTTGCTTTGAATGCCAAATATTTACTTCCAAAGGTGTCCTTAATTTATAGTCTGATGGGAAGTAACTATATTTGTGCCATGACTAAGTCAGGTTTACTTTGTGATGCTTGATTCTAAATGCGTCTAGGGGCAATAGTGTGAAATAATTGTCTCTATATAACTTGCTGCCTATTTTCAATTCCTACTTTGATTGCCCAGTAAAACCTCTCTTACTTTGCTGCAATAGTAATTAATCATGCTCCATCTTGCTGATATCCTAACTGCAAGGACTTCTTAATTCTTTAGTGAAGGTATTGGATTGGGGGGAGGATGGGATTGCCACAGCTGCTGAAGCAGCTGCTCTTCGGGCATCATTCCGGCAAGAGGTTGCTGTTTGGCATAAGCTTGACCATCCAAATGTTACAAAggtaaaatcaatttatattttggttaGGTTAGGCATATGCTTTCTTCTATGTCTTGTAGTACCAACAGAGTCCCCCATGTTTAGCTGCTAGAATATGATGGGGTTATTTCTCTACGTGTTATGACTGTTGTTGTGCTTGCAATAACATGACGTAttactttaaatattttgaattacaACGTTCAAATCATGAATAAATGGCCTCTTGCAGTTTATTGGAGCTTCAATGGGAACTTCCAACCTTAAGATCCCAACCAAAGGTGCAACAACTGAGAATAACAATTCTCTTCCTTCCAGAGCATGTTGTGTTGTTGTTGAGTACCTTCCAGGTGGGAcgttaaagaattttttgatCAGAAACAGGAGGAAGAAACTGGCCTTTAAGGTTGTGATTCAAATTGCTTTGGATCTCTCTAGAGGGTGAGTAGTTTTTCAGGTATATTAGGATTTCCAATTTTTAAGGTATATAAGGATGTCTTTTGTTCAACTTTTGCAGTTTGAGCTATCTTCACTCCAAAAAGATAGTACACCGTGATGTCAAGACAGAAAATATGTTGCTAGATCCTCGTAGAACTTTGAAAAttgctgattttggtgttgcTCGAGTTGAAGCTCAGAACCCAAGAGACATGACTGGAGAAACAGGCACTCTTGGTTACATGGCTCCAGAGGTATCCACTCCTTAGAGCTCCATTGATTGTATCATTTGTTACTCCAATATATATTACAATGATGCTAACTTTCGGCTCAACTGCAACAACAATTGGATTTGaagcttccttttttttattttttattttttatttcctttctgGCCATCAGTTACCTTTTCTCTAAACAAATTAGAATCTAATGCAATGACTTGTGTAGGTCCTTGATGGGAAGCCTTACAATAGAAAATGTGATGTCTACAGCTTTGGTATATGCTTGTGGGAAATATACTGCTGTGACATGCCTTATGCTGATCTTAGTTTCGCTGAAGTTTCATCAGCAGTAGTACGACAGGTATGAGTCAAAAATTCATATCTTACATTATTAACTAATCTAGCTGGAAGCATCAATTTTGGCATGGCCCCTGCATTAGTAATaagtatttattataattccaaaaattcCAGATATTTTAGCTCCTGCATACCTCAGTGATCAGCTGGTTAGTTTAAATTGTCCAGTTCTAGTTTTTGCATATATTTGTACAAACCGCTGCTTTGGGAGTTACCAGAATTTCTTGCTTATCTTTGCAAATGGTCCAAAATTATCATGATTATTTATATCTTTTAGTTCCTAATTATCCTAGCTGCACCTGCATCATGGATAATGTGAAACACCATGTTCGTATCTTGCCCTTGTGATACAAATTGGGGCTTCAATGTGTATCTGTTAGCCAAAGCGGTCGATTTGTGCACTTGAATCTTTACCTTCCTGCCACTGATTCTTTTGGTTGTAATGTCTGATGGTTTGTTAATGACATTGGAAATTGCTGTTTGCAGAATTTACGGCCAGAAATTCCTAGATGTTGCCCAAGTTCATTGGCAAGCATCATGCGAAAATGTTGGGATGCACATCCTGAAAGACGTCCTGACATGGATGAGGTAGTGAGATTGCTAGAAGCAGTAGATACAAGCAAAGGAGGTGGCATGATACCTGATGACCAAGCTCCTGGCTGTTTCTGTTTCACTGCTCGTGGCCCATGATTTTGCTacctaattattttattttgtggtACATATGTGAATTCGAGAGAGAAGGTGAAGCAGATCATTGTTCGGCTCTAGCTGGTCTTTGAATAACCAGGTCATTGATTTCTACTGCACACAAACATAATCATGTTGTAGACCGTGTAGAACCCTTGATTCAATTCTTCAATTCTATGTGTTGTTCATTACATGGTATGTAAAGGTCAATATTTCCATATATAATTCTTTTagtggcatgaatggctaaataATGGGGCTCCAATAAAAGTTACAAAGCTGTTGTAATAGTTACCTAatttcttccaatagcttAGTCATATGTCAGTGGAGGACAAAAGCTCCAGGAACAACCTTTTGGTCAGTATAAAGGTAGGTATGTAGATAAGATGCATCTAAATGGAATATTGGCAATGTCCAGAATCAGAACTTGTGATATGCAGATACAGATGGATGTTCCACTACAACCTCGAGCCTGCCAAGCAAGCTTTCTCGCTTTTCCTAGAAGATTTTAGGGATCTTTAACGTGCAAGCATGGGTTGGTGGTGTAGTTGGGTAGCAACTAGAAGAGAAGTATACCTCTTGGCTTTGTGGATGAATGCTGAGGACCAAAATGCCGGGTCGTTTGGGATTGCACTTGGATGGTTACGGACGAGATCAGGAGACAGATTTCAATTCCAAAGCCAAGTTCTCACCACCTGTTTGACTTTATATACTATTTTGTTACTGTTGGGACTTGGGAGATTCGATGCTAAAACTTCAACACACTGAAATTGAACCAATGATCATTCTAGCCAATTCTTAGTGGCTAATTATAATTGGTTTATTCATTAATTGTACTAATGACTTCCAAGCTGATGAGAATGATTCTGATTTCTTACCAAACGTTGGAAGGTGCATATAATGATCAATGATAATGACTTAGAGTTGGATAAGATGCGATGACTCATTTCTCATATTACTACAATTATGTTCATATCCAATTAAGGCTGTCTGTTCATGAATAATGATAAAAGACGCATGCAATTGAAATATTCAAAGATAGGGGTCTATTGGCTAGACTTTAATTTAGGCACCTAACATTATTAACCAATGAATGCTGCTGTTTCATTGAGTCTTCTCTACTCCcagttttagaaatcatgaagGAATTGATCGGAGTACATCCAGCTGTCCTCtattttttcctcaaaaaagTTGTACAATTCCATAAACTGGTCACTATAATTCAAGCAAAATTTCCATATAAAAGAGAGTTTTTGAAAGATACACCtaatttgaaaacttttcaAGTCTAAGACatttttgtattaattaataccatttttttattaatttataaaatattttgtattcttaaacttttttagaaaatattgaaaaagaaaatcttacCAAACAGCATTAATAAATTGTTCCACAAATTGCGATGGTATTATTGCAATATCGACAACTACCCGGGGCCAATGGGTAAAACTGTTTTTTCTCATTAAATTGGAGATCGCCCTGGCGACAGGACAGTCGAACTCCTCCACTTATGATCGTTTCACTTCCAACATAAAAACAGGAGAcaggaagagagaaaagggcGCCCATACTAAACGGTAAGCAAAACCCCTCCTCCTAATCAGATGGACGCTCTTAACATTCCAACGACGCCGTCTTTGATGAGGGATTTCCTTCGCCAGGCGGGAGGCGCCGCCGTTATCGACGGCGGCTTGGCTACGGAGCTTGAACGCCACGGGGCTGACCTCAACGATCCCCTCTGGAGTGCCAAATGCCTCCTCACTTCTCCTCACCTCATTCGCTCC
Protein-coding sequences here:
- the LOC18613295 gene encoding methylcrotonoyl-CoA carboxylase subunit alpha, mitochondrial isoform X3, translating into MEMNTRLQVEHPVTEMIVGQDLVEWQIRVANGEPLPISQVQVPLSGHSFEARIYAENVPKGFLPATGVLHHYHPVPVSSTVRVETGVEQGDVVSMHYDPMIAKLVVWGENRSAALVKLKDCLSKFQVAGVPTNINFLQKLANHRAFEEGDVETHFIEHHKDDLFVDPNNKEISEEAYDAARLSANLVAACLCEEEHSTLKESHPGGPSLLSIWYAHSPFRVNHHAQSTMELEWENEYDSSSSKPLMLAITYQRDGNYLIQHIQIGENSAHSLEVRASHLGNNSFRVEADGVTMHVSLAVYIKDKMKHIHIWHGPHHHHFRQKLGLELSDEDETQHKTSFETTSHPPGTVVAPMAGLVVKVLVEDGAKVEEGQPVLVLEAMKMEHVVKATSGGYVQGLKVTAGQQVSDGSVLFRVKMATSNGEGAEVVGKTEKSGTEEKALGSIGNLSNKDMFQRADKIDFKSWDLHLDKHLSRAWSRDDRDISTKTKKEEWEIDLAKLDIRHVIAHGTYGTVYRGVYDSQDVAVKVLDWGEDGIATAAEAAALRASFRQEVAVWHKLDHPNVTKFIGASMGTSNLKIPTKGATTENNNSLPSRACCVVVEYLPGGTLKNFLIRNRRKKLAFKVVIQIALDLSRGLSYLHSKKIVHRDVKTENMLLDPRRTLKIADFGVARVEAQNPRDMTGETGTLGYMAPEVLDGKPYNRKCDVYSFGICLWEIYCCDMPYADLSFAEVSSAVVRQNLRPEIPRCCPSSLASIMRKCWDAHPERRPDMDEVVRLLEAVDTSKGGGMIPDDQAPGCFCFTARGP